From the genome of Oxyura jamaicensis isolate SHBP4307 breed ruddy duck chromosome 2, BPBGC_Ojam_1.0, whole genome shotgun sequence:
CATATCTGGCTGTGTTGGGGAAAAAAGCTCTTTTAAGGACAACATAAATTTTTGGTTCAATGTGACAAAAAATGACAGAGCGATACTGCAGAATTTACCACCAGAGTTCATTCCAACCCACTGGAGTCTTTAGTACCAACTTAAAATTCCAGAGCAAAATTTGTTAATGAAATAAACACtaggaaataaatgcaagtaCAGTATTTATTGAGAAGTATTCTGCAGAGCTGTAAGTTTAAAATCTAGACCAACCATTAGAAGTGacaaaatataacaatataatTATAGTGTGTTATTAATTCAGTgctacaaaataaaagtttttttttttcatttagtttaCATTGTACCTTGGAATCTTAACTGTACCTATAGCTGAATGTATCTGTGGTAATATGCATcctcatttcttttcccctctttagaagttttgctttattttctaatgaatcttctgttttttgttgttattgttgttgtttgtttgtttgtttgtttttaggttGCCCTGTTACGAGCACATGCTGGGGAACACCTATTGCTTGGAGCAGCAAAACGGTCTATGGGGTATAAGGACATTTTACTTTTAGgtaaatattgattttatttcaattaataaTGACGTTATAGTACACTAGTACATGTAATCACTTGAGTGGGACAACTGTTCTGTGAATGCTAAACAACTATTAAAGACATAATGTCACATGCCCTGTTTCAGCAAAagcaggacattttttttttgtgaattaaCATGGATAAAGATCAGATATAAGAAACAATTCAGAGAGTTCCTAGCAAATTGTTTCCTTATATTAGCAATCTTTCTGGCATCTttgttccattaaaaataagcaagaaccaaacaaacaatcaaaacaaaacaacaatgaaaacacATAAGAAACCATTTAAGAGAGGAGTCTCTTAAAGAGAGGAGTCATTTCAGTCTTCATGAAAACTGTTTATCTGGCACTTTCCCGAGAGCTCTTTAGATAGAGATCTTACAGGCTAGAAAAGTGAATGGCCTGTTCCCTGCAAATATCTTTCCCAAGAGGTCTTTCACTATTGCCCTGACAGCACATGTTCATCATGTAAAGAGCAATCCTTTTGTCCCCTGTCATGTGGGAGACAGGTACATCCATGGCATGCTGAAGAGTGTCACATGTGTAACAAATCATGAGACAAACTTATTGTTGATCACTGTAAATGACACCTTTTCTGAGTTATATAAAGAGACCATGGCTAAAGGGACATTGTCACATGGTGGAAGCATGTCTTCTGTTCATTCACACAACAGAGGTGCACAGTTATATGATGAGATGTGTGCCTGTGTGCATAATGACCTGGATTATGATGTTAGCATTGTCTGACACAGTACTCTGCCAGTCTTAAGTGCACCCTTCCAAAATCATCTCACTGAATATGTGCAGTACTTTGGCTGTTTTGTGAGAAAGCATGTAAGTCTTCTTGGAATGTTGATGTGTGTCAAGACTATGAAGAATATGGACTCATCAGTGTTGTGGTACAAGAAAGTTTTCTGCTACTTGCTCTCTTTGGGACTACCTTTTCATAGCTCTAAATCAGCTTGTATTTACTTTCACACATACCATAacattaaaacaacagaaagataTTAGTGGAGATTGCTCTGGAGATATTACTGGCACCAGTGATATTTTcaaattagaaacaaatgaCTTCCTTGATGTAGCTTATTTCTCTAGCTGCAGTTTTACTgacaaaattaatgaaataaaaaatgagatatttacagttttattagGATTAGTAAGTAATAAGGacaaataatgagaaaataagcagaaaaaatatagtCAGCATCACCAGAATCAGCATATatacaaaaagaagaaacaatttgAGGCTCTAAGGCTTATTTCTGATGCCTAGACGTAGATGCCTATATAGTTTATGAGTCATTTGGCATGGATCTTTTGTGATAcaatcatcatttttttcattcaaaaactGATTTGTGGCTTCTGGAAGCTCTATTGTTTTCCCACTGTTCTCTTTACTTATGGTAGATGATTTCTGTACAGAAGTTGAATGAAGATACCAAAATGGTCACTTACCCAAtatcaaaatttaaaaggaTAAGAGCAGAGAAAATTGGTTCTTTACTGAAGATTTTCTGATACTTCTACGTTTTATTAGGAATAATAGGAGCGTCTGTTGGATAAAGAAGCATTCCTAGTGCCTTCTCTGAAAGACGTTTTCTTTGTCCATGGACAAATCCTGATCATTCAGCTTGGGATATGTTATTGTAATGGAGGAGGAAGAATTTTTAGATTGATTTAcattatatttatcttttgtttaaaGGCCTACTTCCTCCATGTTCATGCATTCAAATGTCCACCTTAGTCCTGTAGACTAAGCAGTAACTACACATGTTGGCATATTCGTCCACACAGTTTATTTACTAGGTGAGAGCTgtaattatttgcaaaataacagTTTTGTATGATATAATGGAGAGCtattgaataataaaaaaataatgattaagcaaaatgaagtatacttttgaaaatgttcttcatttatTATGTTACATCTAAATCTTTATATCAATCAACATGTTGGTATTCTTTCTCTCCAAGGTAACAATTACATAATCCATCGCAACAGTACTGAAGTAGAGATCAGTCGAGTGGCAAATCGGATTCTAGATGAACTAGTTCGACCCTTCCAGGAAATTCAAATAGATGACAATGAGTATGCTTGCTTGAAAGCAATTGTGTTTTTTGACCCAGgtacatatttgaaaatatttcagaattactgcctattattaattttgttcagattatattgaaaataatctttataaTCTTTGTTCATGTAGCaagtgccctttttttttttttttttttttttttttttcagatgcaaagGGCTTGAGTAATCCAGTAAAGATTAAGAACATGCGGTTCCAAGTCCAAATAAGTTTAGAGGATTATATCAATGACCGTCAATATGACTCCCGAGGAAGATTTGGAGAACTTCTGCTTCTACTGCCTACACTCCAGAGCATCACTTGGCAAATGATTGAGCAAATACAGTTAGTTAAACTATTTGGAATGGTTAAAATTGACAGTTTGCTTCAGGAAATGTTACTGGGAGGTAAGATAACAACCTCTCAAATTTACCATGTTTTATTCTGTTGAATAAAGGATGTTGAGGGAATCTGTTGAATACAAGGATGTTGAGGGAATCGTGATGTAAGTGAGCACTGTGACTACTGCCACAACGACTGCACTGAGCTTTGGGTCATATAATTGTTGGCTAAAGACTTGGCTGCTCATGTTGTTCCCTCAGtcctttttattgtgtttttctcAGTCATTGCCGGATATCTAAACATAGAattcacagagtcacagaatcacagaatatttgaagttggaagggacttctggagatcatctagtccaacaccCAGTCTCAGGCAGGGTCCCCTAGAGCACGTTACACAGAATCATGTCCAGgagggttttgaatatctcctgAAAAGGTATCACCTATCCCCCTTCATCCTCTCTGATCCAGTGCTCActcaccctcaccatgaagacatttttcctcatattcagatggaacttcctgtgattcagtttgtgcctgttgcttcTCATTCTATCATTGGGCACCACCAAAAAGAGACTGGCCCCATCATCTTGACACCCTCTCTTAAGATATTTGTATAGATTAATAAAATCCCCTCTCTGCCTTCTATTCTCCAAGCTAAATAGGCCCAGTTTCCTCAGCATTTCCTCATAAGAACGATGCTCCAGTTCCCTAATCATATTTGTAGCTCTCTGCTGGACTGTCTCCAGTAGCTCCATAaccctcttgtactggggagctcAGAACTGGATATAGTATTCCAGATGTGGCTTCACTAGGGCTGAGTAGAATGAGAAGGTTACTtctctcaacctgctggcaTCTCTTCCTAAGgcaccccaggataccattgACCTTCGTCCAAAAGAGCACACCGCTGGCTCATGGTTAGCTTGTCTGCCAGGACTCCTGGGCTCTTCTCcgcagagctgctttccagcagatCAGACCCCAACTTGTACTGGTGTCTGGAGTTGTCCTTCCCCAGGTGCCAGACTTTgcactttcccttttctgaacttcatgaggttttcATCAGTCCACCTCTCCAGTGTAtccaggtctctctgaatggcagcacagccctctggtgagccagccactcctcccagttgTGTATCACCAGCAAGCATAATCACTCTATCCGTTCATCCACATCATTGATAAATAAGTTGAACAAGAGTGGACCCAGTACTGTGAGACACCACTAGCTACAGGTCTCCAACTAGACTCAGTGCCACTGACCAcagccctctgagctctgccatccatcCATGTTCTTAACCCTCCACACTGTCTCCTCATCTGTCCCATGTTTCCTGAACTTGCCTATgaggatgctgtgggagacagtaccaaaagccttgctgaagtcaaggtagtCAACATCCAcagctctcccctcatctacccaaCCAGTCATTCTACCATATAAGTCTATCAGGTAAGTTATGCATGCTTTCCgcttggtgaatccatgctgcctactcctgatcaccttcttttcctccacatACTTAGAGATGACATCCAGGATGaactgttccatcacctttccagggatggagctgaGGCTCACTGGCCTATAGTTTTGTGGGTCcttcttcttgccctttttgaagactcGGGTGACATgggctttcttccagtcctcaagCACCTCCCCTGTTCACCATgacttttcaaagatgatggagagtggcttaGCAATAGCATCCACCGGCTCCCTCAGCACTTGTGAATGCATCCCAACtgggcccatggatttgtgtgtatAAGGTTagtttaaatgatctttaacCTGATCCTCTTCAACCAATGGAAAGTCACTCTTTCTCTAgactttttctttgtctccagGGCCTGGGATTCCTGAGGCCTGGCCTTAGCAGTAAAgtctgaagcaaagaaagcattcagtaattcttccttctctgtatCCTTTGTCACATCCACCCCATTCAGCAGCAGACCCacattttccctagtcttcctctctggtgtatttgaagaagcccttcaTGTTGTCTTTGACATCCCTTGCCAGATTTAATTCCACATGTATCCTAGCCTTCCTCGTTGCATCCCTGCATGTTCTGACAGCGTTCCAGTATTTCTCCCATGTAGCTTAttgttttttccacatttcatgtACTTCCTTCTTCTATTTGAGTTCTTCCAGGGGCTCCTTGCTTATCCATGCAGGTTTCCTACCCCTTTTGTTTGACTTCTTACTTATAGAGATGCACCTATCTTAAGGCTGGAGGAAGTGatgcttaaataaaaaacatctctCTTGGAcacccctctccccaccctAACCCCTTCATTTCTGGGGCCCTAATCCATGGAATTCCTCCAAGTAGGtccctgaagaggccaaagttTGCTCTTCTGAAGTCCAGCATTGAAATACTACTTAATTCCCTGCTTCTCGaccatctcatggtcactgcagccaagtcTGCTGCCAACTTTTACTTCTCCAACCAGTCCTTTGTTTGTTAGTACAAGGTCCATCAGCACACCTCTCCTTGCTGTCTCATCTACCCTCCAATTGTATCAAAAAGTTGTTGTCAGTGCTTtgcaggaacctcctggactgttTGTGCCTGTGTTCTTTCCAGCAAATGTCCGGGTGGTTGAAGttcccccatgagaaccaggGCATGCAATTATGAGGTTActtccagctgtctgtagaGGGCCTCATCAGCTTCCTGTTTAGGTGGCCTGTAGTAAACATCCACAACAGTTTCACTCACATTAGGCTGCCCTTTTATCCTTATCCATAAGCTCTTGACTTGTTCATCATCCACTCTGAGGTAGATGCTACATACCTTCCAGTTGCTGTCTTACATAAAGAACAAATCAACCAACTTCCAACACCTAACCTTCCTGGCCtgtctttcttaaaaaacatGTAGCCATCCATGACAATATTCCAGTCATGTGAGCTATCCcaacttatttttgtaattgCAATGAGATAAAAGCCCTGCAACCACACACAGATCTCTAATTCTTCCTGTTTATTCCCTATGCTATGTGCATTGGTGCACAGGCACTTCAGAGAGGTATCCAAACATGCCAATAACCCATGAGAGGTGCAGGAGAAACCCCCATAGTCATATCTTGTAGACACCTCCTTGACTGCATGCATTTGATGGAGGTATGCCAACTTAAGCCTTATTTTGTTGTCTGGGTTGTCTCTGTAactctcctctttcctcccctttcctaGTATAAAGCCCTCTTCACCTTTGTGTCTAGCCTGCAAAGAAATACACTCTCCTCTTCTCTGACAGATGAATCTCATTATCTCTTAGCAGACCAGGTTTGTCAAGGTGAATCTCATGGTCTGAGTAGCCAAACCCCTGTCTGTGACACCAGCCCTGTTACCATTTGTTGATTTGCCAGATTTGACTGGCCCTTTCAAACCTCTTTCCTTTGACTGCAACTACCTGTTTTTGAGTCTCTAACTGTCACTCACAGGGTTCTCTAATCTTAATACTACTTCGACTGCTTCTATCACTCCTATCACTGGTGCCcacatgaaacaaaaacagtggaTAATAGTCAGTGGGCTGACCTAGGCTTGGTAGTCTCCTGCTGACTTAATTTCCCTGATACAAATGCCCAGTAAGCATCACACCTCTTTAGAGAGTGCTTCAGGTCAGCTAATAGGTGCATTTGTACCTCTCAGAAGAGAGGTGCTTACTATTATCACCTGTTGCCTTTACTTAGTTGTGCTGGTTGTTGTACTGTGAGCAGATTCCTTAGGTAGATTGTAGAACCcttacaaatatttcaataaatcCACTGTTACTGCAGTCAAAACAGTGCAAATAAACACAGTGCTTAATGTGGTTCAAGTCTGGTTAAATTGTTTAATGAATACCCAGAAGCAATTATTCAAATTGCCaatcaaaatatttgctctacagaaatgtaattattgTAATATAAATTGCTGGCAACAACATGCTCTGTTGAATTGCTATGTGCTCGTGTTATTTTTGCAGGTACTTCTAATGATGCCAGTCATCTGCATCATCCAGTACATCCTCACTTAGCCCAAGATCCATTAACTGGCCAAACTATCCTCATAAGTCCAATGTCTGCTCCTGTACATGCAGAACAGATTTGTAAGTAATTGCAAGTTAGCCTTCTAACATAACATTTCAAAGTTAcgatttaaaatattaatgaaaatggTGACTAGTCAGTGCTCATAGAGTTATTTCATCATCATTCTTATATTAAAATAGTTgtacattaaaaacatgtatttctaaACAATGTTAAATAAGAGACTTTGATTTGAATTTAATCTAATTTTAACAATTCAGCACCATTCCGATATATCATTGGTTTCACATGAACAATTTTTAATAAGCTGAGAAATTCTGATAATGTCCTATTTACCAAGTATGCCAAATGTAGAAGAGCATCCATTTGGGGCAGtagtatgtatatatgtatgcagAATAGGccagaatataaaaatacacaattatttttgaattcttttcCAGCAACTCCAGAAACACCATTACCTTCCCCTCCTCAAGGCTCTGGACAAGAATACAAAATGTCTACAAACCAGGCTTCAGTAATTGCACAGCAGtctattctgaaacaaaaaacattgtgaTAATGTTTCTCTCTTTGTCTTGCTCTTCATAACTTCCTTTTTTATCCTagtcttcccttcttcccccctccctcctttccttcttttttcctttttatgcaCTAAATAAATTGGTAGGACACTTGCACATTAAAAATCTCAGGATGATAAAAGAGATTATTTCCTCAGCAGCCACTACTGTGGGTATTTCTTAAAACCCTTCATGATTTGGAAAGTAATACTCACTGTTCTAACTGACATGTGCAGCTGTAACTGTGGCTACTGCagtctgaaaaatatgtataaaggTTGATATTGTTTTTCGATCTTTTAACTGCAcagattctctctctctctctctcttttttttttttcttgttgtagttgttgtcttaatattattgttttagatgtgtaaatattttttttttcattgtgacTGAACTGGTTAGTGCTCGTTTAGCTGTGAATTGTAGACATGAAAAAACGGGTTAATCAAACCAAAGCCAAGATTCCATAAATAATAAAGCAGTAGGCTATCCAACAAAGCACGtgttaaataaaaaggagaaaatactgAATGGATAGAAATATCcatcctccctctcccccccttttattttttttaatatcctgaTTTGAAAGAAGtatatttttcaagtaaaatttcCACAAAAGAGATGAATTCTCCCTGCTTACCTATTTGTATGAATCAGAGAATCTGCCACATGCATCTGCCACATGTTTGgggacttttaaaaatatgcatagaAAGTAATGTCTATATTACTCAACTAGACAGTGCCTAGGCATGGGTGCAGACACCACAATGCTAGCATTTATATTGCTAAAATGTTAGAAGGGGGCCCAGAATGTTTTGTTGTTAGGACTAACAATTGCTCTCCCAGTTTCTGGGCACACCATGGGAATTAGGCCAGTCTAGGAACACTTTTCACTAGGCACTTTGAATATGGACAACTTTCTTTACAGAGTATAACTGTAGGAACATGGCCAGACCATGTCACTTGACCTCAGGGCTGGAGTATATAGACTTTGTACTGTTTAATTTAATAGTGTAAATGTAGCCATTGTGTTTATTTACCTAACTGGCTGGTGAACGTGTGTTTCAACAATCACTCTAAACTTTACCTACAGAGCAGTTGTAGTTATGTAGTAGCTCTCTGTCTAGAGAGAGATGGCTTACTAACCCAAGCAACAGATGTGCCTGAGTTCACTGTCAGATGTTCCTGGTTTGAGACGTGGTATTTCAAGCCATGAAAATAGCCAGCACACCAAATACTTGCTCTGTGGATTTCAAACTCTTAGAGTCTTCAAATGCTTGGGACGAATTGACTTACTGCGAAGAGCCCCCTTTGCCATCTCCTTCTCCCTTTACTATTTGGAAGGATCTAGCATTGACTAAAGTTTTGTGTCTGGAGTCTATATTAACCCATCTGGATATGGATGCGCTGTTGATTTGCACAAAGCACACCTTGTGCCACATCTCTCTTGTGAAAACGATCTGTTACGGTATACAAAGTAATTACACTGTTCGTAAAGTACTGATGTCATAAGAAAATTGCCACTTcgcacattttatttattccagaCAGCAGTGCTTTTCCTTTAGTACTTTAGACTTTTTATGCCCAGAAGCTATATAGAGAGAAaccaaaaagagagaataaaattttgcagtttgttgaatttttacaaaaagaaaacacagtcaGGTCAGAAATTCTTCAAGGTGAGATGTTGAGCATCCTGAACCAGACACCTGCCTTAATCACAACATCCAAAGATGGCATAAAGGCATTAAACCTCTGGCTTTTAAAGTTAATTAAACAAATTGATATTATACTTCAGATACTATTTTGCAAACAGGCAATAAATATACAGTGAATGCTGAGCTGACCTAACTGGTTTTTAATGAGAATACATCTACCACCAGGTAGATGCAGGTTTTCCTTACGTTATTCTGAAGTAGTTGCATTTGTACTTAAGTCTGCACACAGTAGCTCTTAAAGTTTACCTTGCTTTTTAgagagtatttttcttttttctggttaccatttattttttctcaattcattgctttttttttttttcaagatcatTTTAGTATGAGGttttatgacagaaaaaaagtaccAAAATTTTCCCACCAACTTTAAAGGGATCAGGACTGTATTATTTCTCCAAGAAGTTCACTAACGTTTTGTgcagaaacaaataaagcatGCATGAGAGAAACCCAGAAGTTGACTGTCTGGGGTCACTTTTATATACTTGACATAGAAAGACACTGAGTATTTGTCTCTAGCGGGATCTGCATGACTTCACTGGATCAGATTAATTAAGCCCATTGCATGGACATGGCAACACTGGTCTGactaaaaacatttaagtggaaataaaaagtagtCCACAAGTTGGGTACCCCTGCCTTTTATAAGCAATGCACATAATAGTTGAATGTGCTTAGTTTTCACACTGTAGTTTAGGTATCAAATgtacaataaaatgttttctcacaCTGCCAAAATGTACTAgatgaaaaatatactttagTATTTTATCTTACTAAAAGGTGTTATCTATTTTGTATGatatattacatttttgaaTAAGAACACCACTGTAATTTATTGGgaaaagctgatttattttataaatgtaacattatttttataaacttaaTTATGCAAAATCAAAAATGATTAGctttgttaaatattaaattataataaGATGTAACTTTATGTGGTTGACCTCTGATACTAAGTTTTTGTGTTGAGCATTTGAAATTGAAATGGTTgctggaaatatttcaaatggactgtttttcatcaaaactcaataaagaaaaatgaatgatcCAAATGACACAGTTgccttttggtattttttttttttttactatttacgTAAACAATTATGATGCTTTATATTGCTTCTTATGAATAAGTATAAAACCGTACATGCTTTCATCTCTAcaatattcacagaatcacaaaacggttgaggttggaagagatctgtggaggtcatctagtccaacccccctgctcaacCAGGATATTGAAATCATATGAAAGAATATGATGGCAGCATTTTAGTTGATTCTACTGTAACATGACAAAGTATTACATAGCTATGGTTTTCAATTTTTAGTTCTGCCTCAGAAAAGTATTGAAGCCTGTTCTTAATTCCAtatgtgtttaaaatgaaacatatgttcaatggtcttttttttttttcttttttttttattttctggacaGGGAAAACTTCACAAATCactctttcctttctcaaatCACTCTTTCCTTGCTGTAGTGCATTGTTATTTAGACCAATTTAGTtacaacaaaaaagttatttactttGTAGGTAAATACTTTTTAGTATACTTTTTAATGAGTAGATTTTAAATACAAGTGGgtgtgaggattttttttttttttttttggtggggggaaTAACACAATGAATTGGGttatttgcttttgctcaaATGGTCTCTAATTTGGAGTGCAGAGCTTCAAGAAAAAGCTGTCATGGGAGGCAGAAGAGGCTTCTCTCTGAATTCTGGAGATCTAAAGGTCTCTTTGAGAAACTTGTCTGTGCCTGATTATCCTGGATTAAAGATTTCACTGCTGTTTACTTGCAAATGCTGACTTAGATGAAATAAGTTAATGATTTTTGATTTTAAGGAGTagaagaggtttttttttttgtttgtttgtttgtttttcagcttgcaataacatggaaaaacatggaaaatccCCTAAATCTTCAATGCCATTAATTGTTGACAGACAGACTCTTCTTAAAGGATTTCCATAAATCAACTTTATAAACAGCTTCAATAGGTGAATCAGGAGTGTGTAGTTTATAGAGAGAGATAGATGTATTAGCTTTCAGGTCTAATCACTGCATAAAATTTCTCCCATCTAAGGAATTCTGAATGTGGGTAAAGGTATTGAGTTCCAGGATCCTTCTGTGTCAGAAAATTTAACATTGTCAGAATAAAGGCAGAAAATCCATTATAACTCTTGTATAATATTTGTGTACTTGGTAGTTCTGTTTTCACCTGAATAATGTCTGTCAGTCTGTGATTGAGTAAAATGTGTCTTTCATACAGACTATTTCTAATTGTGCACCTCCAATATTTGTGTCACttagaatcacaaaataatagcatcatagaatcatagaatgatttaggttggaaggtACCTAATTCCATCCCCCTTCCaatggacagggacacctcctacAAGATCAGTTTGaccagggcctcatccaacctgaccATCCAACCTGACCATGAACACTTCAAGagatggggtatccacagcttctctgggcaacctgttccagtgcctcactaccctctaagtaaagaacttcctcctaacatctaatcaAAACAGACCAccttagtttaaaacaattcccccttgttctatcacaacattccctgataaagagtctctctccatctcttctGTAGGTCCCCTTTAAATACTTGAAGGCTGCTGTAAAGTCTCACTGGAGCattcttttctct
Proteins encoded in this window:
- the HNF4G gene encoding hepatocyte nuclear factor 4-gamma yields the protein MNTVDSGVSSLCAICGDRATGKHYGASSCDGCKGFFRRSIRKNHVYTCRFNRQCVVDKDKRNQCRYCRLKKCFRAGMKKEAVQNERDRISTRRNNFDGCNIPSISTLSQAETLSRQISVSSPGASTDINAKKIAGISDVCESMKQQLLVLVEWAKYIPGFCELPLDDQVALLRAHAGEHLLLGAAKRSMGYKDILLLGNNYIIHRNSTEVEISRVANRILDELVRPFQEIQIDDNEYACLKAIVFFDPDAKGLSNPVKIKNMRFQVQISLEDYINDRQYDSRGRFGELLLLLPTLQSITWQMIEQIQLVKLFGMVKIDSLLQEMLLGGTSNDASHLHHPVHPHLAQDPLTGQTILISPMSAPVHAEQISTPETPLPSPPQGSGQEYKMSTNQASVIAQQSILKQKTL